Genomic DNA from Candidatus Ozemobacteraceae bacterium:
AGGTCCGAAGTCTGCCCGAGGCTGAAGATATCGCCCAGGAGGCCTTCATCAAGGCGTTCCGGCACCTGTCTTCGTTTGATGCCTCGCGCAGGTTTTCCGCCTGGCTGCTGAAAATCGCCCGAAACGTCATGATCGACCGTTTCCGGAAACAGCGGAACGATCCTCCCATCGCCACCGTCCCGGAAGAATGCATCGCTCGAATGAATTCTCCTCTTCCCAGGAACGATCCGGCGTCCCATGCCGAGATGCACGAGGAGTTCCGGCGCACGTTCCGCGACATCCTCGACCTGCCGGAAGACCTTCGGACACCGCTCATGATGCGCATCCTCCAGGATCTCCCCTACGAGGAAATCGCCGACGTTCTCGACCTGCCCCTCCAGACCGTGAAAAACCGCATTTTCAAGGCGCGCCAGGCACTGCGCGGAAAGCGGGATGCAGAACATGTCATGTGAACGCGAAGAACTGCTGAGCAGATATATTGACGGAGACGTGACC
This window encodes:
- a CDS encoding sigma-70 family RNA polymerase sigma factor → MGNDQRSDAEVVSAVLEGDTDQFGIMVERYERLMYSYLLSQVRSLPEAEDIAQEAFIKAFRHLSSFDASRRFSAWLLKIARNVMIDRFRKQRNDPPIATVPEECIARMNSPLPRNDPASHAEMHEEFRRTFRDILDLPEDLRTPLMMRILQDLPYEEIADVLDLPLQTVKNRIFKARQALRGKRDAEHVM